The Paracoccus sp. TOH sequence TGACCCACTCCCACGAGCGTCACAAGACGCCTACCGCATCCCGGGCCAGTGATCGCGTCGAGAACGCCAGGTTCGTTGAACGCGGCCTGGCAGCGGCGCCCGTCATGCCGTTGCCAAGCGCACGGGCGGCGACCGCGGTCCTGAAGTAGGAACGTTCGAACATGAAGCGCTGCAGATCCGCCGAGACGGTCCGGTCCTGCGTCGCGACGATGCCGTAGCTGGGCTTGTGGCGCCAAGCGGCTGCCGGCAATACGGCCCCGAAGGATGAAACAGCCGTCGCTGTCTGCGCCGCGGCAAGGAAGGCGGCGTCAGCCTCGGAAAGATCGGCGGCAACGTCGTTGTGAAGCGCAGTCGGCTCGACGATCATATAGCCGCCGCCAACGTCCTTGATGTGGCTTGCCATCGGGAACCTGGCATTGAGAGCCGCGATGCTTTCCCCGGCGTCGGGCTGGAACGCGGCGACGTAGACGAGCGCCTTGACGTTCGGATCTGCGCCGGCGACCGAAATGACGGCGCCGCCGTAGCTGTGGCCGACGAGAACGACCGGACGATCCTGCATGGCAAGCACGCGTTTTGTGGCGGCGACGTCCTTGTCGAACCCGGTCAGCGGCATCTGCACGATGCTGACGC is a genomic window containing:
- a CDS encoding alpha/beta hydrolase, translated to MAMTLATAAPAPLAAAEKPGIVLVHGAVMDGSTWRPVHDRLAGEGYRVSIVQMPLTGFDKDVAATKRVLAMQDRPVVLVGHSYGGAVISVAGADPNVKALVYVAAFQPDAGESIAALNARFPMASHIKDVGGGYMIVEPTALHNDVAADLSEADAAFLAAAQTATAVSSFGAVLPAAAWRHKPSYGIVATQDRTVSADLQRFMFERSYFRTAVAARALGNGMTGAAARPRSTNLAFSTRSLARDAVGVL